A stretch of the Aspergillus puulaauensis MK2 DNA, chromosome 6, nearly complete sequence genome encodes the following:
- the SEC24 gene encoding COPII subunit SEC24 (COG:U;~EggNog:ENOG410PHZQ;~InterPro:IPR007123,IPR036180,IPR012990,IPR036465, IPR006895,IPR006896,IPR041742,IPR036175,IPR036174, IPR006900,IPR029006;~PFAM:PF04810,PF08033,PF04815,PF00626,PF04811;~TransMembrane:1 (o728-749i);~go_component: GO:0030127 - COPII vesicle coat [Evidence IEA];~go_function: GO:0008270 - zinc ion binding [Evidence IEA];~go_process: GO:0006886 - intracellular protein transport [Evidence IEA];~go_process: GO:0006888 - endoplasmic reticulum to Golgi vesicle-mediated transport [Evidence IEA]), with amino-acid sequence MASPQGGYPPQEGYDQHPAGFGAPVEQPGEAPPQAHAGGKKKRAYAGEAFEFGSGANAGLGGQPPAGAAYGAYPQPQQQPVYGADPAQVAQGYAPPVAPGVAQMTQQFGAMGVTDPHLMPPQAVPQAPQAPRAVPLNQLYPTDLLTQPFNVAEIDYPPPPIVLPPGTSVFPSPYANCPPKYVRSTLNAVPTTHSLLKKSKLPFALVIQPYAALHDAEDQVPVIPDQVISRCRRCRSYINPFVTFLDHGHRWRCNMCNLTNDVPQAFDWDTTLQKPADRALRPDLNHSVVEFVAPQEYMVRPPQPLVYLFLIDVSYASVTNGLLATSARCIRESLDRIPNADRRTRLGFIAVDSSLHYFSIPRDGSEVSDPRMLVVSDLDEPFLPIPGDLLVTLSECRENIELFLDKLQEMFQNTQNHGCAMGSALRAGYKLISPVGGKMTVLTSSLPNVGHGALTMREDPKVLGTSKENSLLQTANSFYKSFAVECSKAQVSVDMFLFSAQYQDVASLSNLPRYTGGQTYYYRGWNAARSEDAIKFAREFSDYLSSEIGLEAVLRVRATTGLRMSTFYGNFFNRSSDLCAFPAFPRDQAYVVEVAIDETVTKPVVCMQTAVLHTTCNGERRIRVLTLALPTTQNLADIYASADQQAITTFFSHKAVERTLGSGLEPAREALQAKVVELLSTYRKELAGGSVGGGGLQFPANLRGLPVLFLALIKNLGLRKSAQIPTDLRSAALCMLSTLPLPLLIQYIYPKMYSLHDMPDNAGLPDEQTGEIILPPTINLSSERIVPYGLYLIDDGQTQFLWVGRDAVPQLLVDVFGLPDKTQLRVGKQYLPELDNDFNGRVRAVVEKSRDHRSKGVGSIVVPHLYVVKEDGEPGLRLWAQTMLVEDRADQGVSLVQWMGSLREKVVQ; translated from the exons ATGGCATCTCCACAAGGGGGCTACCCTCCTCAAGAGGGGTATGACCAACATCCCGCCGGCTTTGGAGCCCCTGTTGAACAACCCGGGGAAGCTCCCCCCCAAGCGCACgctggaggaaagaagaagagagctTATGCTGGAGAGGCCTTTGAGTTTGGATCTGGTGCCAATGCCGGACTGGGAGGCCAGCCGCCTGCCGGTGCTGCTTATGGGGCATAccctcaaccgcaacaacagccgGTATATGGTGCTGATCCCGCCCAGGTGGCTCAAGGATATGCTCCGCCGGTAGCTCCAGGCGTCGCACAGATGACCCAGCAGTTTGGTGCTATGGGTGTTACGGATCCTCACCTTATGCCCCCGCAAGCAGTCCCCCAGGCCCCCCAGGCCCCGCGAGCAGTTCCCCTCAATCAACTCTACCCGACCGACCTGCTCACCCAGCCGTTCAATGTTGCGGAGATCGACtaccctccacccccaatTGTTTTGCCGCCTGGG ACAAGCGTCTTTCCCTCTCCCTATGCCAACTGCCCTCCTAAATATGTGCGCTCAACGCTAAATGCCGTTCCGACAACACACTCCCTtttgaagaagtcgaagctCCCCTTTGCACTCGTGATTCAGCCCTACGCAGCCCTCCATGATGCGGAAGATCAAGTCCCCGTCATCCCAGACCAAGTCATCTCCCGCTGCCGACGGTGCCGATCCTATATCAACCCGTTCGTGACATTCCTCGACCATGGACACCGCTGGCGTTGCAACATGTGTAACTTGACAAACGATGTGCCGCAGGCCTTTGATTGGGACACCACTCTGCAGAAACCGGCAGACAGGGCATTAAGACCCGATCTCAACCACTCTGTGGTAGAATTTGTTGCTCCTCAGGAATACATGGTCCGCCCTCCGCAGCCGCTTGTTTATCTTTTCTTGATCGATGTGAGTTATGCGTCAGTCACGAACGGCCTCCTGGCCACGAGTGCCCGGTGCATTAGAGAAAGTCTGGACCGGATCCCCAACGCAGACCGACGGACAAGACTCGGCTTCATTGCCGTTGATTCCAGCCTTCACTACTTCAGCATTCCTCGAGATGGCTCAGAGGTTTCTGACCCACGCATGCTGGTCGTCAGCGACTTGGATGAGCCTTTCCTTCCCATTCCTGGGGACCTTTTGGTGACCCTGAGTGAGTGCCGAGAGAACATTGAGCTTTTCCTCGACAAGTTGCAGGAGATGTTCCAAAACACTCAGAACCATGGTTGCGCGATGGGATCAGCGTTGCGTGCCGGATATAAGCTCATTTCACCTGTTGGTGGAAAGATGACTGTTCTTACTTCGTCTTTGCCCAACGTTGGTCATGGCGCTTTGACCATGAGAGAAGACCCCAAGGTTCTAGGAACGAGCAAAGAGAACAGCCTGCTCCAGACGGCGAACAGCTTCTACAAGAGCTTCGCTGTCGAGTGCTCCAAGGCACAGGTATCCGTGGATATGTTCTTGTTTTCAGCTCAGTACCAGGATGTGGCTTCGCTCAGCAACCTTCCCAGATACACCGGCGGGCAAACGTATTACTACCGTGGGTGGAATGCTGCCCGTAGCGAGGACGCAATCAAGTTTGCGCGTGAGTTTTCCGACTACCTGTCTTCGGAGATTGGCCTCGAGGCTGTACTTCGTGTCCGTGCTACCACTGGCCTGCGCATGAGCACCTTCTACGGGAACTTCTTCAACCGTAGCTCGGATCTATGCGCATTCCCAGCATTCCCCCGTGACCAGGCGTATGTTGTTGAAGTTGCGATTGACGAGACTGTCACAAAGCCTGTTGTCTGTATGCAAACCGCCGTACTTCACACGACCTGCAACGGAGAGCGTAGGATTCGAGTCTTGACACTGGCTTTGCCAACCACGCAGAACCTTGCGGATATCTATGCCTCGGCGGATCAGCAAGCCATCACCACGTTTTTCAGCCACAAGGCAGTCGAACGCACACTCGGCAGCGGTCTGGAACCGGCTCGAGAAGCCCTGCAAGCGAAGGTTGTGGAACTACTCTCAACCTACCGTAAGGAACTGGCAGGTGGAAGCGTTGGCGGTGGCGGCCTGCAATTCCCTGCTAACCTTCGAGGCCTCCCtgttcttttcctcgccCTGATTAAAAAT CTTGGTCTACGCAAGTCGGCACAGATACCGACGGATTTGAGATCTGCGGCCCTTTGCATGTTATCGacccttcctctccctctcctcattcAGTACATTTACCCGAAAATGTATTCTCTTCACGACATGCCCGACAATGCCGGCTTGCCAGATGAACAAACCGGCGAAATTATCCTACCCCCGACTATTAACCTGTCATCTGAGCGGATAGTTCCTTACGGTCTTTATCTCATCGACGACGGACAGACTCAGTTCCTGTGGGTTGGACGCGATGCGGTGCCGCAGCTCCTAGTTGATGTCTTTGGGCTACCCGATAAGACGCAACTCCGGGTTGGCAAGCAGTATCTCCCTGAGCTCGACAATGACTTCAACGGACGTGTTCGTGCAGTGGTCGAGAAGAGCCGGGACCACCGGTCGAAGGGAGTTGGCAGCATTGTGGTGCCACACCTGTACGTGGTCAAGGAGGACGGAGAGCCTGGGCTCCGCCTCTGGGCGCAGACGATGTTGGTGGAAGACAGAGCCGACCAGGGTGTCAGCCTGGTGCAATGGATGGGCTCACTGCGGGAAAAG
- a CDS encoding kinesin family protein (COG:Z;~EggNog:ENOG410PJ03;~InterPro:IPR036961,IPR027417,IPR027640,IPR001752, IPR010994;~PFAM:PF00225,PF16796;~go_function: GO:0003777 - microtubule motor activity [Evidence IEA];~go_function: GO:0005524 - ATP binding [Evidence IEA];~go_function: GO:0008017 - microtubule binding [Evidence IEA];~go_process: GO:0007018 - microtubule-based movement [Evidence IEA]), whose product MSSVRVVARVRPLLKSERDVDVILHTGSKHTLSSKADRKSSQDTSKLAALRDRDTLVRIPNPKNENEEYSFQFNAVYDAEASQQELFEAEVSPTIKHLFNGFDVTLFAYGVTGTGKTHTMRGGKSLAERGAIPRLLSSIYRRSRKMEKDSDGETSVNVSLSYYEIYNDKVFDLFEPPEKRTMAGLPLRDNGGKTVVVGLTERPCHTLKEFETLYDQANINRSTSATKLNAHSSRSHAILCVKVAITTGDQTRVSHASAIDLAGSEDNRRTDNDKERMVESASINKSLFVLAQCVEAITKKHHRIPYRESKMTRILSLGQNNGLTVMILNLAPVRSYHLDTISSLNFANRTKKIELREVENEPIFKGPPRAAPRPSVASQRQPLRPLTASVNVNLAANKDKEPSKPADGKPVKAFSVYSDKPRPRTSAQFKKPELPSRPSLSSEQPGLRSAKASRLAQPHKAPPKHQEDISSRIEELVEKKVEEILAVRAVSEKSRQTQIRELDEQVQRRLELLEQRIEGSEDARAEGLSYLLMAKQHQGRGEDGSALRMYQLALPFFPENEKLVRKIDNLKKHLVSKPCQSIEITSTPTIESKRGLGSMLSLPLSKQGTKRPADEVDADYEDHESYVADSDDAFEETKRRKRTKTQKISPELDSLPGDGEDDESVPSPRTIHLLSIINSRDVGQIKLLKGVGAKKAEAIVDCLCELDRSLERNGQTQVCINSLAELSKLKGCGVKTVQSMRTGVLV is encoded by the exons ATGAGTAGTGTACGGGTAGTTGCTCGGGTTAGACCGTTGTTGAAATCGGAGAGAGATGTGGATGTTATCCTTCACACAGGATCCAAGCACACTCTGTCGAGCAAGGCGGATCGAAAGAGCTCCCAAGATACATCGAAGCTGGCTGCGTTGAGGGACAGGGATACGCTCGTTCGCATTCCGAACccgaagaacgagaacgaggagTACTCTTTTCAGTTCAACGCGGTGTACGATGCGGAGGCATCTCAGCAGGAGCTCTTCGAGGCGGAGG TTTCTCCCACCATCAAGCACCTTTTCAACGGTTTCGATGTCACACTTTTCGCATATGGTGTCACTGGAACGGGGAAAACGCACACAATGAGGGGCGGTAAAAGCCTTGCTGAAAGAGGTGCTATCCCCCGTCTCCTGAGTAGCATATACAGACGAAGCCgcaagatggagaaggatAGCGATGGAGAGACCTCAGTCAACGTGTCCTTGAGCTACTACGAAATCTACAATGACAAGGTCTTTGATCTCTTTGAGCCTCCGGAGAAGAGAACAATGGCGGGCTTGCCGCTGAGGGACAACGGTGGGAAGACCGTAGTTGTAGGCTTGACGGAGAGGCCATGTCATACCTTGAAAGAATTTGAGACCCTGTATGACCAGGCAAATATCAACAGATCTACCTCCGCTACCAAG CTCAACGCGCATTCATCTCGGTCCCATGCTATTCTCTGCGTGAAGGTCGCAATCACAACCGGAGACCAAACCCGGGTCAGTCATGCGTCTGCCATTGACCTTGCTGGCTCGGAGGATAACCGTCGAACGGACAATGACAAGGAGCGCATGGTGGAATCcgccagcatcaacaagagTCTTTTCGTCCTAGCCCAGTGCGTGGAAGCAATCACCAAGAAGCATCACCGGATCCCATACAGGGAGTCCAAGATGACCAGAATCCTCTCGCTAGGTCAGAACAATGGGTTGACCGTAATGATTCTGAATCTGGCCCCGGTTAGATCGTACCATTTGGATACAATAAGCTCACTTAATTTCGCCAACCGCACCAAGAAAATTGAGTTGCGCGAAGTAGAAAACGAGCCAATCTTCAAAGGACCTCCGAGAGCTGCGCCACGACCCTCAGTTGCATCCCAAAGACAACCTCTCCGGCCATTGACAGCTTCTGTTAATGTAAACCTCGCGGCTAATAAGGACAAGGAACCCTCAAAACCCGCCGATGGAAAGCCGGTAAAGGCGTTCAGTGTATATTCAGACAAGCCACGTCCGAGAACCTCAGCTCAATTCAAAAAGCCCGAACTTCCTAGTCGGCCTTCACTAAGCTCTGAGCAGCCGGGATTGCGTTCTGCAAAAGCTAGCCGACTGGCTCAACCACACAAGGCTCCTCCCAAACATCAAGAGGACATTTCGTCCAGGATCGAGGAGCTAGTGGAGAAGAAAGTCGAAGAGATACTCGCCGTTCGCGCAGTCAGCGAGAAATCAAGGCAAACACAGATCCGCGAGCTAGACGAACAAGTCCAGAGACGCCTAGAGCTTCTAGAGCAACGCATCGAGGGATCTGAGGATGCCAGAGCAGAGGGTCTATCGTACTTACTCATGGCAAAGCAGCACCAGGGCCGCGGCGAGGACGGCTCAGCGCTAAGAATGTATCAACTAgcccttcccttcttcccgGAGAACGAGAAGCTCGTCAGAAAAATCGACAATTTAAAAAAGCACCTCGTGTCCAAGCCATGTCAGAGCATCGAAATCACCAGCACCCCGACGATAGAGTCTAAAAGGGGACTGGGTAGCATGTTGTCACTGCCATTATCAAAGCAAGGCACTAAACGACCCGCAGATGAAGTTGACGCAGACTACGAAGACCACGAGTCATACGTAGCAGACTCGGATGATGCTTTTGAAGAGACCAAGCGCCGGAAGCGCACAAAGACTCAAAAGATTAGCCCCGAATTAGACTCACTTCccggagacggagaagacgacgagtCAGTCCCCTCCCCTCGGACAATCCACCTCCTCTCCATTATCAACTCCCGCGACGTCGGCCAAATCAAGCTCCTGAAGGGTGTTGGTGCCAAGAAGGCAGAGGCTATCGTTGACTGTCTCTGCGAGTTGGACCGAAGTCTAGAGAGAAATGGGCAGACGCAGGTCTGTATAAACAGCCTCGCGGAGCTGAGCAAGCTGAAGGGCTGCGGAGTGAAGACGGTCCAGAGCATGCGAACCGGTGTTCTGGTATAG
- a CDS encoding MCT family MFS transporter (COG:G;~EggNog:ENOG410PUY1;~InterPro:IPR020846,IPR011701,IPR036259;~PFAM:PF07690;~TransMembrane:12 (i90-108o120-143i150-169o175-195i207-227o239-259i286-306o318-337i349-370o376-399i411-433o439-462i);~go_function: GO:0022857 - transmembrane transporter activity [Evidence IEA];~go_process: GO:0055085 - transmembrane transport [Evidence IEA]) — translation MHNLSSSDAVTVDDSSNTPDNTSPTGSDIGLHSHNAAPDERRHSRIEPAATPNSVAECDEEKPAVRTRSRESPNPIVPPCGGPPEGGLRAWSAVVGGFCGIGVFIDYYKAHQLKNVATSAITWITSLEYFMMFFGGPFVGVLFDNFGPRWLLLAGSFFHIFGLMMISISKEYYQFFLAQGICSPIGTAALFHCSITSVNTWFRRRRALALGVTFSGSGFGGIIFPIMITRIIPVLGFGWAIRICAFTSLFLLVITNLTVSSRLNHQKKTPLCHPLDFFRPLREMPFVLTSAATFFLYWGLFLPFAFIPTQAQRYGMSAYLASYLIAILNAGSVFGRIIPPWLADHFGRFNLMILTSIVSIILVLALWLPSRTNSTAIVFTVLYGFSSGSAVSLAPALVAQISEIREIGVRSGTYFAIAAFAALTGTPVAGALLPDPLGGSYLGLELFCAATMAVGVVLYILARGVVPHGGWRIGIRV, via the exons ATGCATAACCTGTCTAGCAGCGATGCAGTGACTGTGGACGATTCGTCTAATACGCCTGATAATACTTCACCTACCGGCAGTGATATTGGGTTACACTCACATAATGCTGCACCGGACGAACGACGACACTCGCGCATAGAGCCAGCAGCAACTCCGAATAGCGTAGCAGAATGTGACGAAGAAAAGCCTGCAGTCAGAACTCGATCTCGGGAGTCACCGAATCCAATTGTTCCTCCTTGTGGTGGTCCTCCAGAGGGAGGGCTTCGAGCATGGAGCGCTGTTGTCGGTGGCTTCTGCG GCATCGGTGTCTTCATTGATTACTACAAAGCTCACCAGCTCAAAAATGTAGCCACAAGCGCCATTACATGGATTACTTCGTTGGAGTATTTCATGATGTTCTTTGGG GGCCCATTCGTGGGAGTCTTATTTGACAATTTCGGGCCGCGATGGCTCCTCTTAGCAGGCTCATTCTTCCATATCTtcgggttgatgatgatctcCATCTCGAAGGAATACTATCAATTTTTCCTTGCCCAGGGTATCTGCAGCCCCATAGGCACAGCGGCTCTGTTCCATTGCAGCATAACCTCCGTAAACACCTGGTTCCGGCGCCGTCgtgccctcgccctcggtgTCACATTCAGTGGCTCCGGCTTTGGCGGAATCATATTCCCAATCATGATCACTCGCATTATACCAGTTCTCGGCTTTGGATGGGCTATCCGAATCTGCGCATTTACCAGTCTCTTCCTACTTGTTATTACCAACCTCACCGTGAGCTCAAGGCTAAAccaccagaagaagacgccaTTATGCCACCCCCTCGACTTCTTCCGCCCTCTCCGTGAGATGCCATTCGTCCTCACCAGCGCAGCAACCTTTTTCTTATATTGGGGCCTgttcctccccttcgccTTTATCCCCACACAGGCCCAACGATACGGCATGTCGGCATATTTGGCGTCATACTTAATCGCCATTCTAAACGCAGGAAG CGTCTTCGGCCGCATCATCCCACCCTGGCTAGCCGATCACTTCGGCCGCTTCAACCTAATGATCCTCACAAGCATAGTATCCATAATCCTCGTGCTAGCGCTATGGCTCCCTTCACGCACAAACAGCACCGCAATAGTCTTTACAGTACTCTACGGATTCAGCAGCGGGTCTGCCGTGTCACTAGCCCCTGCACTTGTGGCACAGATATCCGAAATCCGAGAAATCGGGGTGCGCAGCGGGACGTATTTTGCCATTGCGGCGTTTGCGGCGCTGACGGGCACACCAGTTGCCGGGGCGCTTTTGCCGGATCCCCTAGGCGGGAGTTATTTGGGCCTTGAGCTTTTCTGTGCGGCGACAATGGCAgttggggttgttttgtATATTTTGGCGAGAGGGGTTGTTCCGCATGGGGGGTGGAGGATTGGGATTAGGGTATAG
- the AIM24 gene encoding AIM24 family protein (COG:S;~EggNog:ENOG410PMMW;~InterPro:IPR016031,IPR002838,IPR036983;~PFAM:PF01987): MAQLLRRGVRTLTWTRVLPRQSRQPASSHRGAQARYVQIRAAPTERPAAVNGSNLAIVDTPSSAESADARFDVVGAPYSLLSVSLSASQNLYTRRGTLVGLSGKADNVISTLSVLEPFRRAPVGVPFLYQKVSSASPVTALISTRSPVTSFAVVHLNGSVDWMVAQRRALLAWTGRSLTIRPTINTSLVRTPGCVERSPANFMKSVAHWGSSEVTGRGLLALVGSGQLYSVELKAGEQYVVHPSNVVAYSMGSNPPRPYRFKSTTLKFQVPGLKSLPALVQNTQFIKSMADTDAWKTAMKVFHRLRTWSRRTIWGDRLFLQFNGPSTILLQSRGARVNEILSSREVDELASAPRGLTILPTESAEQQATSAGESAAKNAPGSRTIGEIEQEIEGVSQSIAVLTKEGKVTFEKPTQTS; the protein is encoded by the exons ATGGCCCAACTCCTCAGGCGAGGCGTGAGGACCCTCACATGGACCCGAGTCCTCCCTCGCCAGTCGCGACAACCTGCGTCATCGCATCGCGGTGCACAAGCAAGATACGTCCAGATTCGTGCCGCACCCACGGAACGACCTGCGGCAGTCAACGGGAGCAACTTGGCCATTGTTGATACCCCTAGCTCAGCTGAGTCTGCTG ATGCGCGATTCGATGTCGTCGGAGCACCCTACTCGTTACTATCGGTTTCGCTTTCGGCCTCGCAGAACCTCTATACACGGCGGGGAACGCTGGTAGGACTGAGCGGCAAAGCGGATAAT GTGATCTCAACCTTGAGTGTATTGGAGCCCTTCCGCCGAGCTCCCGTTGGTGTGCCATTCCTATATCAAAAG GTTTCCTCCGCTAGCCCCGTTACTGCCCTAATTTCCACTCGATCTCCTGTTACATCGTTCGCCGTCGTTCATCTCAATGGCTCCGTGGACTGGATGGTGGCCCAAAGACGCGCACTGCTGGCTTGGACTGGTCGTTCGTTGACTATTCGACCGACAATCAACACAAGTCTGGTTCGTACCCCTGGTTGCGTGGAAAGAAGCCCGGCTAATTTCATGAAGAGTGTCGCTCATTGGGGTAGCTCTGAGGTCACCGGAAGAGGGCTGCTTGCATTGGTTGGAAGCGGTCAATTATACTCCGTTGAGTTAAAGGCTGGTGAGCAATACGTTGTACATCCTAG TAATGTCGTGGCCTACTCCATGGGCTCCAACCCCCCTCGCCCTTACCGCTTCAAGTCCACGACCTTGAAATTCCAGGTTCCAGGACTAAAGAGCCTCCCGGCGTTGGTTCAAAACACACAATTTATCAAATCCATGGCAGATACGGATGCGTGGAAAACAGCCATGAAGGTCTTCCATAGACTGCGAACATGGTCGCGGAGGACGATCTGGGGAGACAGATTATTCCTCCAATTCAATGGGCCCTCAACCATCCTTCTGCAATCTCGCGGAGCCCGAGTCAACGAGATCCTGAGCAGCCGCGAGGTTGATGAACTTGCTAGTGCACCTCGAGGCCTGACAATCCTCCCCACAGAATCAGCCGAGCAGCAAGCCACTAGTGCGGGCGAATCTGCAGCTAAGAACGCTCCTGGCTCAAGAACAATTGGGGAAATTGAGCAAGAAATTGAGGGCGTCAGCCAAAGTATCGCAGTGCTCAccaaggaaggaaaggtGACATTTGAGAAGCCAACCCAGACGAGCTAA
- the TIM54 gene encoding Tim22-complex subunit TIM54 (BUSCO:EOG09263XVS;~COG:U;~EggNog:ENOG410PGC5;~InterPro:IPR021056;~PFAM:PF11711;~TransMembrane:1 (o43-60i)), protein MADSSSSAPASGEAAKTAPKPQNPAMRMMGLPNFRFKLPSRNWMIFLSITGSFTAALVYDRREKRRAQQKWCDLVAHLSKESLPIEETRRKLTVFLAAPPGDGLRNARDHFKEYVKPILVAAALDYNVIEGRREGDVRAAYAEHIRKQRRRAGEASTVVEETTKEDIVAEARKSIGVRDEPGPKGDLVIGRHTWKEYIRGLHEGWLGPIDPPPVPEEPPVVEVPEVPAPAEGNADAPSPDKPEEKKEEEKKPEKPKGPTPAYITPVDYSSQSLPPSIPQTLDGSTPISFPHLLGFLNTPIRIYRYLNQRYVADSVGRDVAAAVLASYVRPYSEFESSIDPNDSNAIQPSATGVYEQQTQLEHEEKDWHKSVHKPDETNPEREREWASDIVLDPRIASRMQRYFLSSEEEARAQRIDQGIEYILGEERPPTVPFWQRMWIKYGYGEDPELAGKKPILGNIDGEDA, encoded by the exons ATGGCAGATTCCTCAAGCTCCGCACCGGCTTCCGGCGAGGCCGCGAAGACCGCGCCCAAACCGCAAAACCCAGCTATGAGAATGATGG GACTCCCCAATTTTCGCTTCAAACTCCCCTCCCGGAACTGGATGATTTTTCTCTCTATAACCGGCTCTTTCACTGCAGCCCTCGTCTACGACCGCAGAGAGAAGCGCCGCGCACAACAAAAATGGTGTGATCTCGTCGCCCATCTCTCGAAAGAGTCATTACCCATCGAAGAGACGAGAAGAAAGTTGACTGTGTTCTTGGCTGCGCCACCCGGGGACGGGCTCCGAAATGCCCGCGACCACTTCAAGGAGTACGTCAAGCCGATTCTGGTGGCCGCTGCGCTGGATTACAACGTTATCGAGGGCCGGAGGGAAGGCGATGTCAGGGCTGCGTATGCGGAGCATATTCGCAAGCAGAGACGGCGGGCAGGCGAGGCGAGCACCGTTGTTGAAGAGACCACTAAGGAAGATATCGTTGCCGAGGCGAGGAAAAGTATCGGCGTGCGAGATGAACCCGGTCCAAAGGGAGACCTTGTTATCGGTCGTCACACTTGGAAGGAGTATATCCGCGGTCTGCATGAAGGTTGGCTTGGTCCAATTGACCCTCCGCCGGTACCGGAAGAACCTCCCGTTGTTGAAGTTCCCGAAGTGCCAGCACCCGCCGAAGGGAACGCAGATGCGCCATCCCCAGATAAAccagaggaaaagaaggaagaggaaaagaaaccagaGAAGCCCAAGGGGCCAACTCCCGCCTATATCACGCCTGTCGACTACTCCTCGCAAAGCCTCCCACCATCCATTCCACAAACCCTCGACGGTTCCACTCCTATCTCCTTCCCACACCTCCTCGGCTTCTTGAACACTCCAATCAGAATCTACAGATACCTGAACCAGCGTTACGTCGCCGACTCGGTCGGCCGGGACGTCGCAGCAGCCGTTCTCGCATCCTACGTGCGCCCATACTCCGAGTTTGAGTCATCCATTGATCCTAACGACTCCAACGCCATCCAGCCCTCAGCCACCGGGGTCTATGAACAGCAGACGCAACTCGAACACGAAGAAAAGGACTGGCACAAATCCGTCCATAAGCCGGACGAGACCAACCCAGAGAGAGAGCGCGAATGGGCAAGCGACATAGTCCTAGACCCGCGCATCGCAAGCCGCATGCAGCGCTACTTCCTCTcttccgaagaagaagctcgtGCGCAGCGCATTGACCAGGGTATCGAGTATATTCTTGGCGAGGAACGACCCCCGACTGTTCCCTTCTGGCAACGAATGTGGATCAAGTATGGCTATGGCGAAGATCCAGAGCTCGCTGGGAAGAAGCCTATCCTTGGTAACATCGACGGGGAAGACGCGTAA